The proteins below are encoded in one region of Helianthus annuus cultivar XRQ/B chromosome 2, HanXRQr2.0-SUNRISE, whole genome shotgun sequence:
- the LOC118486406 gene encoding uncharacterized protein LOC118486406 has translation MPRPFMIHSSMPQEASYASYLGNCLFTNFPHSDDAIPTPFTQTSINLSPTSIDLSQNETVPETQPPNDGPSAPQPIKKRSHKKKTEADKALETIKRKQLKWTVPEELALARGWFQQSQHSTLGNSQHRTYLWQGVSRIFHQELGKKVYRENDSLSSKWTEISGQLTKYSGFHDFGEWSHESCSEVSKTLVNL, from the exons ACTCTTCTATGCCCCAAGAAGCGAGTTATGCATCGTATCTCGGGAATTGTTtgtttactaacttcccacactCCGATGATGCGATACCTACACCGTTTACACAAACGTCCatcaacctttcaccaacctccatcgacctttcacaaaacgaaaccgtccccgaaactcaaccacccaacgaTGGTCCTTCCGCACCCCAACCCATAAAAAAGAGAAGccataagaaaaaaaccgaggcgGATAAAGCACTTGAAACCATCAAGCGAAAACAACTAAAATGGACCGTTCCTGAAGAACTTGCATTGGCGAGGGGTTGGTTTCAACAATCTCAACATtcaactttag gAAATTCTCAACATCGAACCTACTTGTGGCAAGGGGTTAGTAGAATATTCCATCAAGAATTGGGAAAAAAGGtttatcgtgaaaacgatagcttatcctcgaaGTGGACCGAGATAAGCGGCCAACTTACAAAATATagtg GGTTTCATGATTTTGGTGAATGGTCGCATGAAAGTTGCTCAGAAGTTAGTAAAACATTGGTTAACCTGTAG
- the LOC110926549 gene encoding uncharacterized protein LOC110926549 isoform X1: protein MNRQHELILVDTAGSIGSTSSSSKINDMIMCHNPMKKIELLCSGCVRPITEMPFYKCRAKEDESCNFALHEWCTRRLPTKVDNHPGHPRHPLLLMTNIPNMFNIFRCGVCLLDCNGFAYGCVECEFYVDVTCGFMPERITHESHPNHLLSIVKEGQPSGSCLMCRLYVSPYTLNFSCSFCDVYIHPWCALLLPKTIRHPYDKHPMHISYLPIENHKSEYFCEICEEELDPHKCFYHCDECSQSVHSDCAPLILQSETETHSRYRLERGVYRFLNMKFGSIHKKTDGHPHPLTFAQGIESDGGCSVCHWRLRFEMILRCSECEFAVHHDCLENWNKS from the coding sequence ATGAATCGTCAACATGAGTTAATTTTAGTTGACACAGCTGGAAGCATTGggtcaacctcctcctcctcaaAGATCAATGATATGATCATGTGTCACAACCCAATGAAAAAGATAGAACTATTATGCAGCGGATGTGTGAGACCAATCACGGAGATGCCGTTCTACAAGTGTCGGGCCAAAGAAGACGAGAGCTGCAACTTTGCTCTTCATGAATGGTGTACTCGGCGGCTGCCAACAAAAGTAGACAACCACCCAGGTCACCCACGACATCCCCTCCTTCTAATGACAAACATCCCCAATATGTTTAACATATTTCGTTGTGGAGTTTGCCTCTTAGATTGCAATGGCTTTGCTTATGGTTGTGTCGAATGTGAATTTTACGTTGACGTTACCTGTGGGTTTATGCCTGAAAGAATCACACATGAATCTCACCCAAATCATCTTCTATCAATAGTTAAGGAGGGTCAGCCCAGTGGAAGCTGTCTTATGTGTCGCTTATATGTTTCACCATATACGTTGAATTTCAGTTGCAGCTTTTGTGATGTGTATATACATCCGTGGTGTGCTTTGTTATTGCCTAAGACAATTAGGCACCCTTATGACAAACATCCAATGCACATCAGCTACCTCCCGATTGAGAATCACAAGAGTGAATATTTTTGTGAAATTTGTGAGGAAGAATTGGATCCTCATAAATGTTTCTATCATTGTGATGAGTGTAGTCAATCGGTGCATTCTGATTGTGCTCCTTTAATACTTCAGTCTGAAACAGAAACCCATTCCAGATATAGACTAGAAAGAGGTGTCTATAGGTTTTTAAATATGAAGTTTGGGAGCATTCATAAGAAGACTGATGGTCACCCACATCCGCTAACATTTGCCCAAGGGATTGAGAGTGATGGTGGTTGCAGTGTGTGTCATTGGAGATTGCGGTTCGAGATGATACTTAGGTGTTCCGAGTGTGAGTTTGCAGTTCATCACGATTGTTTGGAAAACTGGAACAAGTCATGA
- the LOC110926549 gene encoding uncharacterized protein LOC110926549 isoform X2 → MMKVIEHEHPLKLVDLQVNVEDVDDKSDDEEEKEKEEDLVPQDEFSCTCKRCDEDINGYYRYYYKCIHDSCDFALHKFCAELPETLKHATHPHPFILRTIDEDWTCVNCLRGHKPGACYECICCYWLRKDVNCVVEVDKRRIYHPSHPHPLVSLCYKPILCQCNACGKEHKGVFFQCTACPNFAIHNDCAFLPKRLLIQHATNAIFSHTHPLTLSYSFPPEEIRAKHNPRCRVCDGNFYYDLDVWIYKCEKCIYYVHLDCATSRRESFMSILSIG, encoded by the exons atGATGAAGGTAATTGAGCACGAGCATCCATTGAAGCTCGTTGATTTGCAGGTGAATGTTGAAGATGTAGAcgacaaatctgatgatgaagaggagaAGGAGAAGGAGGAGGATTTGGTTCCACAAGATGAGTTTTCGTGTACTTGTAAGCGGTGCGACGAAGATATCAACGGGTATTACAGGTACTACTATAAATGTATACATGATTCATGTGATTTCGCTCTTCATAAATTCTGTGCAGAGCTTCCAGAAACATTAAAACACGCAACACATCCACATCCTTTTATCCTCCGTACTATTGACGAAGATTGGACGTGCGTTAATTGTCTAAGAGGCCACAAGCCAGGTGCATGCTATGAGTGTATATGTTGTTATTGGTTGAGGAAGGATGTAAATTGTGTTGTGGAAGTAGACAAAAGGAGGATCTACCACCCTAGCCACCCACACCCACTAGTGTCTCTGTGTTACAAACCCATTTTATGTCAGTGTAATGCTTGTGGGAAGGAACACAAAGGCGTCTTCTTTCAATGTACCGCATGTCCTAACTTCGCCATACACAACGATTGTGCTTTCCTGCCAAAACGTTTGTTAATCCAACATGCTACAAATGCTATTTTCAGCCATACCCATCCACTCACCCTTTCTTATTCCTTCCCACCAGAAGAGATAAGAGCTAAACATAATCCTAGATGCAGAGTATGTGATGGCAACTTTTATTACGATCTGGATGTTTGGATATACAAATGCGAGAAATGTATATACTATGTCCATCTAGATTGTGCAACATCAAGAAGAGAGTCATTCATGTCCATCTTGTCTATTG GTTGA